One part of the Lotus japonicus ecotype B-129 chromosome 2, LjGifu_v1.2 genome encodes these proteins:
- the LOC130736172 gene encoding two-component response regulator ORR21-like, whose translation MAAPLQKRVHSGTSSGGSYEVTSAPEFPVGLRVLVVDDDTTTLKIIEKMSISCNYRVTACSDATVALNLLRERKDDFDVVLSDVHMPDMDGYKLLEHVGLEMDLPVIMMSVDGRTCAVMKGIRHGACDYLIKPVRLEELRNIWQHVVRKIYNENKEHANSGDAKHTSSIELEIDDPSSKKPRVVWSVDLHEKFVSAVIQLGLDRAVPKRILELMNDPDLTRENVASHLQKFRIYLRRLSEVAQQQIGMLNTVPGTIESKLSASGRFDIQALAAFGHVPPETLTAIQAEFLGHPITNIIPTVGQITLLEASRQGPIHSNVHHGLAHGQPLEKCPSNIAKNFPQPIVTFDGTSSRYVAFKSSNTINYVGPNSSVGRLGVQNNDMLVNILRHQQ comes from the exons ATGGCTGCGCCGTTGCAGAAACGAGTGCACTCCGGCACCAGCTCCGGCGGCTCATATGAGGTTACTTCCGCCCCAGAGTTCCCGGTGGGTCTCCGAGTTCTCGTCGTCGACGATGATACCACCACCTTGAAGATTATTGAGAAAATGTCTATTAGTTGCAATTATCGCG TTACCGCATGCTCTGATGCCACTGTTGCTTTGAATCTTCTGCGAGAGAGGAAAGATGATTTTGATGTGGTACTGAGTGATGTTCACATGCCAGACATGGATGGATATAAACTTCTTGAACATGTTGGGTTGGAGATGGATCTTCCTGTTATTA TGATGTCTGTTGATGGTAGAACATGTGCTGTCATGAAGGGAATTAGACATGGGGCTTGTGATTATTTAATTAAGCCAGTACGTCTGGAAGAACTGAGGAATATATGGCAGCATGTCGTTAGGAAAATATACAATGAAAATAAAGAACATGCAAATTCTGGTGATGCTAAACATacttcttcaattgaattggaGATTGATGACCCATCATCTAAGAAGCCCCGTGTAGTGTGGTCAGTAGATCTGCATGAAAAGTTTGTCAGTGCTGTGATTCAACTTGGGCTTGACA GGGCTGTGCCAAAGAGAATTCTAGAGTTGATGAATGACCCTGACTTAACAAGGGAAAATGTTGCAAGCCATTTGCAG AAATTTAGAATTTATTTGAGGCGATTAAGTGAAGTGGCACAGCAACAGATTGGAATGCTAAATACAGTTCCTGGGACTATAGAATCCAAGTTGAGTGCATCTGGAAGATTTGACATACAAGCTTTGGCTGCTTTTGGCCATGTTCCTCCTGAAACACTTACAGCCATTCAAGCTGAGTTTTTAGGTCACCCCATAACTAACATAATACCTACGGTGGGCCAGATTACCCTTCTCGAAGCATCAAGACAGGGTCCAATACATTCTAATGTTCATCATGGTTTGGCACATGGTCAGCCTCTTGAAAAATGCCCTTCCAACATTGCCAAGAATTTCCCTCAGCCCATCGTTACTTTTGATGGCACATCTTCAAGATATGTTGCATTTAAATCATCCAATACAATTAATTATGTGGGACCAAATAGTAGCGTTGGAAGGTTGGGCGTTCAGAATAATGACATGCTGGTGAATATATTGCGGCACCAACAATAG
- the LOC130737723 gene encoding uncharacterized protein LOC130737723, whose amino-acid sequence MELIKVINVGQGTENLSQSVPKDELQDDPRQDILARALNVPEYPGRVRAAGLQGCRAAGLGVCQKRYFLGKKRRRKNPTVEEMDDLKAQLQQMKTMMCEMSKKLNDKEAMDKQQSDLVVASVKDSASYHIPKGTSPCDLKLSTPTHRVVGKGQVFNVEGATLHNKSLPLNHIKVLMEIAVEPNANLPVPDDYEGNTKVGQAIGTFLAWPINLIGLCNTKPTHDKGKADLPTNTSESISTPKKKKKIDSKKPSPAKNSLFVMPRKKPGVSKIQKPFPAQKPTIVASNKKQGQVNNQRPPAQKPFHGVGETTPHCTYLSIHVGKMDPDHPRHIVMEEEIIGQPYDEYLGVDQMNEVLYHRWLSASVICTYVRYLYYELILKTQKTSRFSFMSPHLTTRSPRWTITKCC is encoded by the exons ATGGAATTGATCAAAGTTATAAATGTTGGACAAGGCACG GAGAACTTGTCACAATCTGTACCAAAGGATGAGTTACAAGACGATCCCCGTCAGGACATACTTGCTAGAGCATTAAATGTCCCTGAGTACCCTGGTCGTGTCAGGGCTGCAGGGCTGCAGGGCTGCAGGGCTGCAGGGCTTGGAGTTTGCCAAAAACGATACTTCTTGGGTAAAAAGCGCAGAAGAAAGAATCCTACCGTTGAGGAAATGGATGACTTAAAAGCTCAGCTACAACAAATGAAAACTATGATGTGTGAAATGAGCAAAAAATTGAATGATAAAGAAGCAATGGACAAACAACAATCTGATTTGGTTGTTGCTAGTGTTAAAGATAGTGCTTCTTACCACATTCCTAAG GGAACATCTCCATGCGATTTAAAGTTGTCAACCCCAACACATCGCGTGGTTGGGAAGGGGCAAGTATTTAATGTTGAAGGAGCCACGTTACATAATAAGTCGTTGCCGCTGAACCATATTAAGGTTCTTATGGAGATTGCTGTTGAGCCAAATGCAAATTTGCCAGTACCCGATGATTATGAAGGCAACACAAAAGTTGGTCAGGCAATTGGAACATTTTTAGCTTGGCCAATCAACCTCATTGGTCTCTGCAATACG AAACCTACACATGATAAAGGAAAGGCTGACCTGCCGACCAATACAAGTGAATCAATTTCAACacctaaaaagaagaaaaagattgaCTCCAAGAAACCTTCCCCTGCAAAAAATTCATTGTTTGTGATGCCTAGAAAGAAACCAGGAGTGTCGAAAATTCAAAAGCCCTTTCCTGCACAAAAGCCGACAATTGTGGCAtctaacaagaaacaaggacaGGTGAATAATCAGAGGCCCCCTGCGCAGAAGCCCTTCCACGGAGTTGGTGAGACCACCCCACATTGTACTTACCTTTCTATACATGTTGGTAAGATGGACCCTGACCACCCACGACACATAGTCATGGAAGAAGAAATAATTGGTCAACCATATGATGAATATCTTGGTGTAGATCAAATGAATGAAGTTCTTTATCATAGGTGGCTGAGTGCCTCTGTTATATGCACATATGTCAG GTACTTGTATTATGAGTTGATACTTAAAACTCAAAAGACCAGTCGATTCTCATTCATGAGCCCACATCTTACAACACGTTCTCCAAGATGGACAATCACAAAATGTTGCTAA